DNA from Toxoplasma gondii ME49 chromosome X, whole genome shotgun sequence:
ACCTGTGAGTGCTTCATAGGGAAACGAAGTACCAGTCTCAGAATACGTTAGGATGGATTCGAGTCCATTTTGTAGCTGATTTCCGCTTTCCATCCAGGGAACTGATGCTACACGATAAGCTCGTACTGCTGTGCAAGAGAAGTTTCTATTTCGGCCTGTACCACCAACACACGTACCATCACAAGGATTTTTCTCAAACAGCAAACACGGCTTCCCGCCTGCTCTTGGATGCCTCTTTATGTTGAAGAACCTCGTCCTCCTGCATTGGTTGTCACACATCGACCACTCTCCCCACTCTCCCTCACAATCCAACTCGGTCACGGTGTTCGGACGGATTTCGACAATCGGGCAAGAAGAGTCCGCGAAGAAACCATGTGGCGGGCACTTCTGTGGCTTGCCCTTGACTTGAATTTCCTTCAGAGTTGCGGGGAAGTCTCCTTTTGTTTTGTAGCGGATAGAGATCGCCCTCACTCCGCGGATATCCATTTCACTCCACTTGTACACTGCTCCTTGTTCTGCTTCGTATATGCCTTTCTGGTGGGGTGCTGGCAGCGGTACAGGAAGATCACCTCCAATGCCCCCTTTTAGTCTGGCTgcttcggctgtctctgtgtggtGGAAAATGAAGTAGAGGTCATCCCTTTGCTTGCTCACTTTTCTCTCAAAGATTGCCACAAATTCCCAAACATCAGACAGTTCATCAAAAAAGAATGTAGCGCCAGTAGACGCTTTGCCGGGGAACGTAGGTCCAGCGGTGAGAATGTTTCTGTCAACGGCACCTGTCAAGGCCGTCGAGCTGAATATATCTGAACTGGGCTGAGGAAGTTTGAATGGTATGTAAGAGCAGCTTCCTCCAGAACACGGGAAGAGCACTAACTGACCGCTGGGTCCAAAGGGTTCGCAGCCGGGATCTGCGTCAGAGCCGTCCAGCAAGGTGAAAGTCAAGCCCTTGTGACAGGTGTCTACACAGGGGGCGCTCTCGAAAGAAGGATGAAGTCTGAGAAGTCCACAGAAGGGGGATCAAATTTGGGAAAAAAACTTAAGTCGCTAGTTTTGGAGAAAAGGTTAGGGAGGTCACAGAGCTCCAGTCTGGCCATTTGTTGGCGACGCGTTCGGTGCTACCTAGCATATTCACCCTCTACCGTACGGACCCATTCAGCCGGCACACCGACATCGTCGTTTTTCGGATAGTACTCTGTACAATACCAACAATCAGTGCTGTTAACATAGCGCAGCCTACAGTTACCTCTACACTCCCCTCTCAATAGTTGTTGGATATTGGATCTATCACCCGATGGCATCTAATTTGTATCTTGTGGTGCTTGTGACCTCTGCGAGTGGGTCATCGGTGGACTGGCAGTCATTACTGCATGAGCTTCTAAACGAATGACATCGCCCAGTGTACGTATCGTTTGTTTCCTGGGCAGCAGTGGGCTTCCAGTAATTGTCATGTGCTGTGCGGAAGCGGCAGGTGAGGCTTGCATGTGTGCTTTGATCACACCAGTGGTTCGGACGATACCACACTTCCGCCCCCACGTTCAAAACAACAATCAGAGCCAAAGGTAGCTACATACGGTACGATCACCGACATTTCCTGCCGTGGCTTGCATGTACGCCTACTTATTGTTTTGTTACGTTGGCAGTGTGCAACTACAGGATGACGTAGATATTTCCTAGCAAAGCCCGTGGTCGAAGTGACTGCCACAACTTGGAAGGCTTGACAGGCAGTTGGCCTCCGGTACACAGCTAATGTTGGCATCGTCGCCCACAGAGGCCAACCTTTCTCCTAAGTTCTTTTTCTGGTGAAACTACCGTTCTATAGGACCGCATACCAGCAACTGCATTCGTTTCTTTTGTGTGGCCTAAAAACTATGCTCATCCATCGAACTATCCCTGCTCCCACATCGCACAAGAAGTACCACAGCGCAAGACAACGAAGCGGATAGTCGCGCAACGCCAAGAAAACGGCCGGTTTTATTGTGCGTAGTCGGTGAAACAAAAGTGAGTGAACTACGTAGCCGTTTTTTCTACAGTGTtgcatgcgagaaaaaagccgcTTCCTCAAGATAAGCACCTGTCTCTAAatagaggaagagagacaggtgtAAATCCTCGCACCTGCATGTGACTCTGTTTGGAGGTAATCTTACTTGCTGTTTGGGCAGGCTTCGGTGACCTGAGCTGTCATGGCGACTGCGTCACGGAGTAGCTTTGTCTGCTCGTCAGTGAACCTAGGAGTAGCCCAGGTTTCTCCGCCAGTAACTTCGTTGTCGAGAGGGACCATCTGGCCAAGCCGTACTGCGGCTGCTGGACCAGACACTTTGCTTCTCCCGCTGTTAGCATTCACCCACCTATTTCCATACGATCGGCTCCCCGTCGCAAGGGCTCCAATAGGGCCGATCAATGTATCGAATGAAGACGTAATTCCAAGCTTATCTTGACTATAGATGGTGAACGAAGCGTGTTGCTCGATTGCGTTTTCGGAAACGATGACTACGTCAGAAGCCTCCCTGAAGGCCTGGACATTCAAAAATTCCGGAGCCCAGACTCGGCGCAACGTATCGTGGTTCAGGAGGGTGAAGCTGACGTTCATGTCTTCTTGCTTCTGCTGGCATCGTGCCACGCGCAGCTCAGACATGGCCACTGGGCCCCATCGCATGTGCTCTGACGGAGTCACAAAATCGATGACGTAGAAGATGTCGAACATAAGCGAGGTGAAACTATTGCCGCTCGGAGGTTCAACTGGGAACACTTGTGCTACTCTGAGATTTGCGTAGCGATAATTACCGAGCTGTCTTGCGGTGTACCCGGCTAGGTCCCAGGTACTGAGGAACATGGTACCCACTTGACTGAACTTCCCGTTCAGGTATATGCCTGGAGCGTGGGAAGCCCCGTAAGATGAAACGCACCAGGAAGTGAATCCGGTACACCGAGTGTCTGTAACCACTCCCCACGACTCGCAACCCGCACAGGCGCCCTCTCCTGCGAGGAGTTCTTGAGGTATGATGGGACTGGCGTCATTGTATTCCCGTAGATAACAGCTCCGGACAACTCGCGCCGTACTCGGTATGTCCGGATTCTCAAACGTTGCACCTACATCAACCTGAAAAATTCCACGATATGCCTTATCTCCTCCAGAGCATTTGAACATATGAGCGCGGTTGAAGTACGGGTTATCCGGATATAATATGATCGAGCTCTGCCAGCGCTGCTTGACCCCCTGGAACTCGGTGGCAAGATCTCGCGGCTTCTCGGTGGGCTCCAGACGAACAACACCAACTGCCGCACGCCCCCCCAGAGTTCCTGCGAATGCTGGTGCCTCCCAGCATTCAGAGTCCTCTGAACCGCGACTGCAGGACCACGAAGAGCTGTTGGGAACTGCGATATGGTTGCAGTCTTtaacgcagagaaaaaggtcGCATTCGTCATGTTGTCGGTGACAGAAACCAATCCAACTGCTCCAAACATACACGTCGTTCTTTGCCAAGTTATATTGATTTCGATGACAAACTGCAGACCACGGCTTCAAAATACACCCGGCTTTGTCTTTGCACCGACATACCTGACGATCTGCAGAATAGCGGTCCCACGAAAGCATAGTCAAATGGTATTGTTGCAGGTTGTTTGTCCCTTTTGGGttgtgcagagaaaagcctATGATACGACTGTCGTGCCCTGGAAGATTGTAGTTATATTTAGAAAGAAGCTTGTGGCCTTTATTGTCGAAGACTCGCAATTCTATAGAACAGGTGTAGTTTCGAGGAAACATAGGGTCAAGAGTCGGTTTGTTCTCCAGGTTATCTTCTTCGAGACGATCTTGCATTGGACAATGATGCGCAATGACACCGGTAAACAAGCCATCTGGCGATACGGCAGTCAGAACTGGCTCATACGCTTGCAGCTGCTGTTGGTGAACTCGGGAGTCGTCGACCTCGTGTTCGTTGACATACCTTCGGTGGAATGACACATTCTCTCCGAAGGGATCGACAATATGTTGTCGACTGAGCCCATTTTGAAAGGTGTACTTTGCCCACTCCACTGTAACATACTGCAGCGCGTGTGCCATCTCAACAGTGAACCATCGAGCAACATTGTTCCGTTCACTTTTCTCCAAGAGCGGTGCTGGCAGTGCTGGCATTCCTGGTTTACTGTTCTTCCGATTCCGGTGCCGGCCAGGCAAGTCACGTGAAAATAGATTGGCAGCTATCCAAACAAGAACAAGAGTACCCGCAATTGCAGTTTTTCGCATGACACTCTTTTGCCTCTTCAGCCGGTCTTTTCTGTTGACGGGCGAGTTCCTAGCCTGTTTCATCATTTCTGTCGTGTGGGCGTGCTGAACTTCTCCATGACCTAGAGTCTTAGCAATAAGTATGCTGCTCCCCCGGCGCCCTGGAAGGGGTAGACAGGCGGGCATTGTGGAATGATCCGAAGTCGTTCTTGACGACATCATGTAGAATTCTGTAAAAACCAACTTCTGTCAGCTGGAGCACAGAAGTTTCTACAGACGGTATGGCTCTCTGAGCTGCGGAGCTGCTAAAACACGTGCGGTCGTCATTACCTATTCAAGACATCTCGCCCCTCTGATGGCagtcctctctgtcctgcttctccccaATGCAGCAGATAGAGCTCAACCACGTTTGGCGTGGTTGCTATGCTCAGTCAGCTGTCTTTTACCAAACTATGCGCCATCTCGTGCGCAACAGCTATCTACATGAGAGCGAATAAACGTTTGGGAGAGGAGGGGGACAGGAAGTAAGAAGCACCCGGTATCGGTGACCACCCACAATTTctgcggagaagacggacaCAGCGATTACTCAGACAGGTGACTTATTCCGACGTCGAGAATCTTGAACAGGTATATGCGCGAATAGCGTGAGCTCCATCGATGACGGTCTTGAATCGTAATGAGTTCAGCACCACATCCTCGGCAGGGCAATACGATTATGGAATTCCGTAAAAAACAGGGGGATGTCCTGAAGCACTTTTCGCCTGTTCGAAAGTCCAGTTATCTGTATGCATTCTAGCTGACGTAGCTGACACAATCCGCGTCTCGGGACAAGGTGTAGCCCCAAGACCAAGCTCGTTATCTGTATCAAGACGGTGAAACTGGCTGGCAGAACCATCCAAGAGAAAGTCCGGCAGTCCCCTAgattcttctgcttttctcgatAAGCGGATTATTGTACCTCAGGATCGTGGCTGTTTCTTTCCAACTGCTTGCTCTTTTGGACGGACTTAAAGTCCGCGACCAGGGTGGCTGAAACTGAGGAGCAGTGACACACAAAGGCAAAAACACTTTGGTGGCAACATCTGCCAATCAATAAAATGGTTGGTCATTCCGAGGAATACAACCCTAGAACCAAAATGCGCCGTCAGACCGCAGTCTTTGTACTTATATTCCTCGTCGAGGTGTTTCAACAAAGCGAAGTTGTAAGCCGCCAAGCGGGTACCACTTCCGGTGCGCTTTATGCGCACCTCGGCTTCGCCAAACAACAAAGCGATTGCACGTTCCCGCCATTACCCCAGTGGAATCGTGACTTAAGTCCTAGAGTCTAGCCCGTAGACAGGAGAATCTTTTAATGAACACATGGTCGTTATAAAGCATGTCATATGGACACACTTCAACTACATATTTACCAGCACTCCACCGTCATGCCTTTAAGGTGCACTTAAGGCCCCACAAGCCCTCAAAACGTCGATGTTGCTCAgtttcactttcttcttctacaGCTATGAACTGACAATAGATGGTCGGTTTTGTATTGCATCGGTGTCTACAACAAAGAGTCTTCACTGCTTCTCGACATGGGCGGTACGAGGAACACAGGAGGCGGGTGGTAAAAGGACCAACGTGAAGTGGATCACGTGATTCGTTGGAGAATACGGATTTGCCCGAGCAGCAAGTCGTCTCCACTCACGAAAATAGAAGTGGCCGTCCGTGCACGTCAAAGCAGCTGTCGAGGCGGAACTTCCACCAAATTGCACCAGTCCCCCGTGTGCGACGGCTTTTAAAAAGCACTCCTCCGTAGCCTTCGGAGATGTAACGTCTTCACAGAAAGAAGCCGCGCAGAGTTGGCTCAAAAACACTTTTTTGGGGTGGCAGCTTTGTTAGACGTAATTGTGTGCAAGGAGAACAGACAGGAGCCAATGCCCTCCTGTGTTCCGATAAGATGGTGGCGGTGGATGCGCGAACTTTCGACCACAAATGCAGGATGCTATGCACGCAAGACCTAAAACATTACACCGTGTAACCAGAAAGTTTTACCTTACCCAAATCTCACGACTAGCCGGTAATTCCGCCTTACGAACCCCTGTTGTATACTATCTCACTCCTGCACAAATTCCCGTGGTTGTTATTTCTGCGGGAGCGTCACGGAACCTGGTATTCAAAATTTCTCAAAACACACCGGTAGAAACTAAAGGAATTACTCTTACGGTATCTGCTCTTGAATGAAAAAGACGTTGCTCCCGTCGCCATTATTCGGCACTGACGTGACTGCGTCTGTTCATTCCTCAGCGGCAGCAACATATATTCTGCTACAAGTGGCAACAAAAGTCACTTCACAAATGCATGCGTGAAACCTTTAAAGCCTCTGGTGAGGCAACACGGCTGAGTAAAGTGGCAGGTGAACATGGTTCGTCAGCCTAGTGAGTATTTAGAGGTAGAATTGATTTTTCATGGAGTTGCGAAAAGGCGTAATGAGTAGTCCTGATGCAGTTTCAGAACTGCAAAGATTGCAGGAGAGTCTCTGAATCTCGCGCAACACCGTTGCCCCGTAGCGGGCCGCAAAATGTTCATGGTACATGGCATGCATTCAGCATGTATCttacagaaaaaaaaatccCGTTTACCAAGCTCTGAACACTGCAGTTACCTGTCGCAAACTTGTGCGAAAGTATAGCTGCTGAAAGCGACGAAAAGGCGCCGCCAAAATCTGGTAGTCACAAGGAACAGCCCGGCATTTTAGTCTAACAGCGATGCAAGAGACGACCTTCACGTCGGCCCCATAAAACGTCCGACGCCTTCCCTGGTTCCTCAGCAGCCACAAGTGAACCCACCGGCAAAATCAATACACCTGGTCGCTAGTAAGAAAGGTGACCACGGACCAACCAGTTCGCCGTGGTCACGTCATCAGTCGCCTCTGCTCACGTAGTCGTAAACAGGtggtatgcatgtatgtgcatacatatatgtatgtaaatgtatTCTGCACCAGCACAAAATGAAAGCTACATGCACCCAGCCGTATGCGTATGTGTGCATATTACGCAGACATAGAGACGGATATGCAGAGAGATCGATACGGGCGCAAATACCTACACAATCCCATGCGTATGAaaacagatatatacatatatatgaattCCTACATAAATGTAGCTTTAATAAATCAAAGTATGGGCGCTGCGATTTTAGGCGTGCTCACATCTTTTAGGGCGCTCTGCACCAGAATAGAAGATCGTGAAGAGGCAGATAAGCTACACGCGGGATGATTGGCGCTGACAGCTCTCCTATTTGGCCCAAGAATACGACCACGCACCACATGCCATAAAAAAATCCACCACAGCCGTGCTGCTTCGCCCTTTACAAAATAGCTCTTCTCTCACGAGGAACCGGCCACAGTGGCAGGCTTCGACGAACTCCTAGAACACCCCATTATACGCAAAATTCCCCGACAAGCTCACTCGCAACCCCCCCTCCGCACAAGAAGCAGCAAAACACTCGAAAACTCCGTTTGATACTTCTACACATGATCCGTCTTTTTCATTTTATCCTTGGTCTCCCCCGTCAAGACCCACCTAAATCCTAGAAAGCCTCTCCATCCCAGGGCGAACTGCCCATGTCCTGCATTCGGAGTCGAGGATCTCGGTATTGCCATACTGTCAGAAGGGGGGTTTCTTTCGGTTACGGAAAACCTGTTTTCGCGACACACATGCGCAGTGTCATTCGTTTGTGTCACGCCCCACCAACTACTGGGCAGGTGCAGCGGATGCGGCTTGCTCCTGCTCGCCTGCACTTCTATCCATAGTGGAAGATCCAGACACTTGGgttgtcttctgcttcttttggTAGTCCAAAATAGCGTGGCGGACTGCGTCTTCCGCCAATAGACTGCAGTGGACCTTAACAGGAGGCAAGTTGAGATACTCTGCACGCACGCAGAGGCACAGAAACGCAGGATGTTATGGACAACCGCCCTTGCGAACTGGCATCTAAGACTTCAGCACTGTTTAGGACGAAACAGCTCATACGCGCTTCGACACTGCACACGGTAAAACGTGTAAACGCGCAGGGTCGTGTGCCTCTTTCCATGAGAAGGTGTCGATACCCATTTCGACATGCACTTACACAAACAGATAGGCGTAGAAGAATACGGAGAGTGGAACTAACTGATCCACCACACATACATCCCCAGCGGCATAAAAACACGAACCAACAGCCTAAGAAAGAATCCGGAACGGACACCCATCCCCACGCGAActcgaaaacgaagaatgCTACGCCTTCTCTCCAACCAAAATGTCCCATGGCGAGTTTGTTTAACGATAGCTGATACTCTGCTTTTCAAGTGCTTAAAGATCGATTCGCGTCCTCAAACCAGACATGCACTTTCAACATACCGGCAATGTCCGTGTTTTTCAGCTTAAGGGCGTCATCGCATGTCTTGCCCTTGATGAGTTCCGTGGCGTAGGATGAAGAGGCAATCGCACTCCCGCAACCGAATGTCTTGAAACGCGCATCTCTGATCTTGCCATCTTCGACTAGCACCTAATGCAGGACAAAACCCAGAGCATGTCACTATAGGCTTTTCTGTTTGTCCCGTCCGCGAATTTTTATCTGCACCTTTTGACAAAGCAGTCATACTACGATTCTCAACTCGGTGCATCCAAACTTACCTGTCTGTTCATCCCTACATGTACGTTTGTAGGCACACGCATACTTTCCaacattatatatatatatatatatattatacaCACGTATATGAGCAAACATGAAACAACACAGCACACCCTACGCAGATGATGTGTAATTAGCTTCATTGTGGTAGAGTTTCGGGACCACTCCAGTTGAGGACCTCAAAAGCTAGAGGTACACGACGGATAGACAATCGAAACAATCTGCCTGATCTACGGTAACAACCACATCGCTGCATCTTTCCGCCACCCGCGCCCTTAACGCCatcgaaagaaaacgcagacagccGAAGCGTCAATTATAGACAAGGAGTTCTCTTATTtagacgacgaagaggcgcaCGGTAAGGCGCACCTGAAGCTTGATAACGTCGCCGCAAGCCGCCTTGCCAACAACCGCCGTCCCGACCTTGGACCTAGTCTCAGGGTCGGAAAGGTCAAAAGCGCCTGGTGAAAACAATAGACACCACAAAACCAACGAATCTAGTTCTAAGAACAAACCCGAAAATGATTCAGCCTCCAGATTCTCATGGTGCTAACTGCAGCTGGACATTTCTTCGAACCCCGTCGGACGTGGGGAGGGAAAGCAGTCAGCCTCACAGTCAGACTCCCAGGGATGAAGTCACAGGCATGACGAGGTGAATATACAGAACTACGCAGATGTACCAAAACATGTAAAACGTGCGTTGTCTCGGAAACTTCTTTACAGGTAGACACGAACCCATGGCGGCAAAATTCGTTTCGGCGCGTCTTCAGGGAGTCGTGCTGCCCACCGGTGTCGCCGCTATCATTGCGGCACTGAATGCACAAAAGATGCTTGCATACCTATACATTTCGTAATATTGGTGTACTTTCCATAAATACACGAACAACAGGCAAACGTAACACGAGCATGCATATCTGGGATTTTCCATACCTGCATTTTTGGGGTTGAAGAAATGCTCGTGGACTTTTTTGCTGTACCGTCGCAGTTGCTGCTGGCCACCCAATCGAGGAAAGCCTTGCAACTGCGATGTTTTTGCGAATGCGCTCACACCTGCGCCATAAGCGGTagagaggaagcaggggCTGGCAAGAGCAACGAAGCGCCTCTGACTCTGATGAAAAGTCCATTTTTCTGCTGTGCAAAAGAGCGGTCGAACGCGTGCCAGCGCCATGGGTGATTGATTGCCCGCAGTTCTGAGACAAGTGGATCTAGAGACGACAGACGCCAAAAGAATGCCGAAAACGGAAGTTTCGCACGGGAAATTTGCGAGAGAAACGATTGAAGATTGAGGTTAGAAAATGTTTGCACTGGgtaaagaagaaaaacacatgCTCGACGTACGAAAAGGGTCCCTCAAAGCGACACTGCCGGTGCGACGACAAGGAATCAAAGTGAGTTGAGAAACTCCTCTTTTTGCCTGAACAACATATAATGGAGTGAAGCGTGTCAACGTTAGTTAAACTCTTTCAACAGCTGATAGGCTTCCCTGTTGGAATTCGGAAAAGAACTTTACGCATCCATTTGCGCTACGGTGCGCTGACACGGACCGCGGTGTGAGAGTCAGGTCTCCCACAAGGTATTGCCCTTGTTATTTTTTGTTGAGAAGACATCGGGTTTTGATTACTTTTTTGTCAACTCGTATCAATCTTTGGTTAAGAATAACTTTCGCCTCGGTAAGTATCTAAAAGTGGGGTTAACCCCATTTGCTTTCGAAAGGAGCTACTTCGTCAGCCTCCGACAGCTCCGCAGAAAATCTGCCAACTATAAACGCATTTACGCTTGCTTGACTGAGCAGAA
Protein-coding regions in this window:
- the ISCU gene encoding iron-sulfur cluster protein ISCU (encoded by transcript TGME49_237560~Product name based on PMID:17784785 .~Signal peptide predicted by SignalP 2.0 HMM (probability 0.951) with cleavage site probability 0.699 at residue 39), which gives rise to MALARVRPLFCTAEKWTFHQSQRRFVALASPCFLSTAYGAGVSAFAKTSQLQGFPRLGGQQQLRRYSKKVHEHFFNPKNAGAFDLSDPETRSKVGTAVVGKAACGDVIKLQVLVEDGKIRDARFKTFGCGSAIASSSYATELIKGKTCDDALKLKNTDIAEYLNLPPVKVHCSLLAEDAVRHAILDYQKKQKTTQVSGSSTMDRSAGEQEQAASAAPAQ